AAACAGGATGGTGACGGTCTCGCCAATCGTGGTGTCGCAGTCTTCCAGGTGCAGCTTGAAGCCCATGCCCACGGTGCGCGTGTTGATGTAGAGGTGCTTGCTGGTGGTGTCCCACAGCTCCAGCGTGATTGCCTCGTCGCCAGGGCGAATGGTGCACGCCTGTTCAACCAGGTTGCCCTTGAACCTGAGGTTGTCCGCCGCCTGTACCCAAGGGTTCAGGCCGACGGCAAGCAGCAATGCCAGCCCGGCACGCGCCCGGCTTTTATGAACAGCTTTATGTCGCATAGATTCGACTCCTACTGGTATTCGGCCAACAGCGTGGCCACCGCCGTGAACCGTGCGGCGGTCAGGATTGAACCTGGCCGCTTGACGGGCACCACTTCCAGGGTCGGCGGTGATGACAGGCTGATATCCAGCGGCGTGTTGAGTAGAAACGGCACGTTGTTTTGAAACAGCCGAATGCCCAATTCAGGCACGCTGGTTTGCACGGCTGCGCCGTCAAACGTGGTTGCGGTGCCGTTCACGCTCAACTTCAGCAGCCATGGCAACGTGGAAGCACCACACCGGATGGTGTAGCCAACCCCTTTGCGGTACTTCACGCCGTCGACGCGCCGGGTGCCGACATCGCCAAAATCGACTTCGATCGTGCTGCCTGAGTCAATGGTGCAGGGGGCGGTTCGTTCAGCGTGCCGTTGAACGTCAGGTTGGCCGACGCAACGCTGCAAAGGCCGATGGAACACAAGGCGAGCAACGCTCGCTGCGGCCAACATGTCATTGATCGTTCCTCTTTAGTTGCACAGGTCATTGGTACTCGATCACCAGGGTTGCGGCCGTGGCAAACACCCCCCCGGTCAGCGTGCTGCCCGTGCGCTTGACGGGCACCGCCTGCACGGCTGGAAAGTTTGGATGGGTAAATCTCACGGGCGTGTTCAGCGGCCAGTCGGCACCA
This genomic window from Pseudomonas sp. Bout1 contains:
- a CDS encoding fimbrial protein, with the translated sequence MRHKAVHKSRARAGLALLLAVGLNPWVQAADNLRFKGNLVEQACTIRPGDEAITLELWDTTSKHLYINTRTVGMGFKLHLEDCDTTIGETVTILFGGAQNPQLPGLFALDSGSGASGIGLGLETLSNKPLPVNKVSDEQVLTTGSNVIELKAYVQGEPNAIRDQTIGHGAYRVSSIFTLDYP